A genomic segment from Glycine max cultivar Williams 82 chromosome 1, Glycine_max_v4.0, whole genome shotgun sequence encodes:
- the ANK4 gene encoding Phytochrome-interacting ankyrin-repeat protein 1-like has product MLEEQPVVLFRKSPSRRRLRSAFATDDRGWTSLHVFARKGDLKLVKKLLNEGMDVNVSAWGPKSKGVTPLHLAAEGGHIGVMDVLLECGADIDARTKGACGWTPLHIAAKERRRDAVKFLIENGAFMPPDISDSRFNPPLHYCPGLEWAYEEMKRLRQEDLSAGETCYSSES; this is encoded by the exons atgctGGAGGAACAGCCTGTTGTTTTGTTCAGGAAGAGCCCTTCCAGGAGGCGCTTGAGATCTGCTTTTGCTACCGATGATAGGGGTTGGACCTCGCTTCATGTTTTCGCTCGAAAAGGCGATCTCAAATTG GTTAAAAAACTTCTCAATGAAGGAATGGATGTCAATGTGTCTGCATGGGGCCCCAAATCAAAAGGGGTGACCCCTCTCCACCTTGCTGCCGAAGGTGGTCACATTGGAGTGATGGATGTACTACTTGAGTGTGGTGCTGACATTGATGCCAGAACTAAGGGTGCTTGTGGCT GGACGCCGCTCCACATTGCAGCCAAGGAAAGGAGGAGGGATGCTGTGAAATTCTTGATAGAGAATGGAGCCTTCATGCCACCTGATATCAGTGATAGCAGATTTAACCCACCGCTTCATTACTGCCCCGGACTGGAATGGGCCTATGAGGAGATGAAGCGACTTCGTCAGGAAGACTTGTCTGCTGGAGAGACATGTTACAGCTCTGAAAGTTAA